One Candidatus Methylomirabilota bacterium DNA segment encodes these proteins:
- a CDS encoding FAD-binding oxidoreductase has translation MAAAEVVVVGGGVNGASTAFHLTRLGVRNVLLLERRGLASGATGKSGALVRMHYTNEHESRLAFESLKVFQNFDALVGGECGFEAIGFLELVPRGYEAALRRNVETQQRIGIKTELVSHDDLRRLAPGIRVDDLGGAAWEPDSGFADPNATAFAFAAAAQRGGARIETGREVTRVLVERGRVAGVETPQGRVDAPVVVLVPGAWAGRLLGPLGLDFGLEPFRIQVSIFRWPAGLTRPHPVIIDAVHKSWMRPEGSAATLIGIELGRGHADPDAFNEGVDPGFVATSREALAARLPAFAGATMRGGWAGMIMMSPDGRPLIDRIASVEGLFVMLGDSGTSFKTAPAIGRCLAEWIVEGKPRLLDLTPFRATRFAEGKPWVDEFNYGRERLSISR, from the coding sequence ATGGCCGCGGCTGAGGTCGTCGTCGTCGGGGGCGGAGTGAACGGGGCGAGCACGGCCTTCCACCTGACCCGGCTGGGCGTCCGGAACGTCCTGCTCCTCGAGCGCCGCGGGCTCGCGTCGGGCGCGACGGGCAAGTCGGGCGCGCTCGTCCGCATGCACTACACGAACGAGCACGAGTCGCGCCTGGCCTTCGAGAGCCTCAAGGTGTTCCAGAACTTCGACGCGCTCGTGGGCGGCGAGTGCGGCTTCGAGGCGATCGGGTTCCTCGAGCTCGTGCCGCGCGGCTACGAGGCGGCGCTCCGGCGGAACGTCGAGACGCAGCAGCGCATCGGGATCAAGACGGAGCTGGTCTCGCACGACGACCTCCGGCGGCTCGCGCCCGGCATCCGGGTCGACGACCTCGGCGGCGCGGCGTGGGAGCCCGATTCGGGCTTCGCCGACCCGAACGCGACCGCGTTCGCGTTCGCCGCCGCCGCGCAGCGGGGCGGCGCGCGGATCGAGACCGGCCGCGAGGTCACGCGGGTCCTCGTCGAGCGCGGGCGCGTCGCCGGCGTCGAGACGCCCCAGGGCCGCGTGGACGCTCCGGTGGTCGTGCTGGTCCCGGGCGCGTGGGCCGGCCGCCTCCTCGGCCCGCTCGGCCTCGACTTCGGGCTCGAGCCGTTCCGCATCCAGGTCTCGATCTTCCGCTGGCCGGCTGGCCTGACGCGGCCCCATCCGGTCATCATCGACGCGGTCCACAAGTCGTGGATGCGTCCGGAGGGGAGCGCCGCGACGCTCATCGGCATCGAGCTTGGGCGCGGCCACGCCGACCCCGACGCGTTCAACGAGGGCGTGGACCCGGGCTTCGTCGCGACCTCCCGCGAGGCGCTCGCGGCGCGGCTGCCCGCGTTCGCGGGCGCGACGATGCGCGGCGGCTGGGCCGGCATGATCATGATGAGCCCGGACGGCCGGCCGCTCATCGACCGGATCGCGTCCGTCGAGGGCCTCTTCGTGATGCTCGGCGACTCCGGCACGAGCTTCAAGACGGCGCCCGCGATCGGCCGGTGCCTGGCCGAGTGGATCGTGGAAGGCAAGCCGCGCCTGCTCGATCTCACGCCGTTCCGCGCGACCCGCTTCGCCGAGGGCAAGCCCTGGGTGGACGAGTTCAACTACGGGCGCGAGCGGCTGTCGATCTCGCGCTAG
- a CDS encoding ABC transporter substrate-binding protein, with translation MPSVSLTRRRFLAGAAAAAAPAALAPRPARARSAVKIGTAVLGDYSMAGPIIVALEKGFFRDEGLATEFVPFRGGPDLLKAVMAGEILVAVTGSTDILVFREAGSAIKMVATHTEGNHFTLNVATDVRGVADLKGKAIGVTRAGATTWIFARMLARKQGWDPDRDVQIVGLGGLDAQLAAMARHEIGAYVWGDGGAVTELQGKSKVLLRFDAVTGRWISQIQYASEDAIKARPGEIRKSMRAMFRAMRLMRETPKEAAELCAKRLGWTPEAVLAAHKISGPLLPVDGRIDLTALAVMQGTLLEYAVIRKKLPLEEHLTREFTPVKI, from the coding sequence ATGCCCAGCGTCTCGCTGACCCGACGTCGCTTCCTCGCCGGAGCCGCGGCCGCCGCCGCGCCGGCCGCCCTCGCGCCGCGGCCGGCCCGCGCCCGGAGCGCCGTGAAGATCGGCACCGCGGTGCTCGGCGACTACTCGATGGCGGGGCCGATCATCGTCGCGCTCGAGAAGGGCTTCTTCAGGGACGAGGGGCTCGCCACCGAGTTCGTCCCCTTCCGCGGCGGCCCCGACCTCCTGAAGGCGGTGATGGCGGGCGAGATCCTCGTCGCCGTGACGGGCTCGACCGACATCCTCGTGTTCCGTGAGGCGGGCTCGGCCATCAAGATGGTCGCGACCCACACCGAGGGTAACCACTTCACGCTGAACGTCGCGACCGACGTGCGCGGCGTGGCCGACCTCAAGGGCAAGGCGATCGGCGTCACGCGGGCCGGCGCGACCACGTGGATCTTCGCGCGCATGCTCGCCCGGAAGCAGGGCTGGGACCCGGACCGCGACGTCCAGATCGTGGGCCTCGGCGGGCTCGACGCCCAGCTCGCGGCGATGGCGCGCCACGAGATCGGCGCCTACGTCTGGGGCGACGGCGGCGCGGTGACCGAGCTCCAGGGCAAGTCGAAGGTGCTGCTGCGCTTCGACGCCGTCACGGGCCGGTGGATCAGCCAGATCCAGTACGCGTCGGAGGACGCGATCAAGGCGCGGCCCGGCGAGATCCGGAAGAGCATGCGGGCGATGTTCCGGGCGATGCGGCTCATGCGCGAGACCCCGAAGGAGGCGGCGGAGCTCTGCGCAAAACGGCTCGGCTGGACGCCCGAGGCGGTGCTCGCCGCCCACAAGATTTCCGGGCCGCTCCTGCCCGTCGACGGCCGCATCGACCTGACCGCGCTCGCGGTCATGCAGGGCACGCTGCTCGAGTACGCCGTGATCCGGAAGAAGCTCCCGCTCGAGGAGCACCTCACGCGCGAGTTCACGCCTGTCAAGATCTAG